In one Melaminivora jejuensis genomic region, the following are encoded:
- a CDS encoding branched-chain amino acid ABC transporter permease gives MDVFFQQLLNGLTLGGIYGLVALGLTLVYGILHVPNFAHGGFYMIGAFVAFQAMVAWSWGYWAAMLLAAVAVAVLGLLSERLVFNPLRNASPLHPKIASIGLLLFLEAGAQALWGADFQRMPTPYTSLVELGSVTVPAQRLLIIAAAFALMVALHLFLTRTITGSTIVAMAQNREGASLVGIDANRVAMMTFAISGALAAVAAALYAPINLVYPAMGHLVITKAFVIIILGGMGSIPGAVLGGLIIGFAESFGAYYISTDYKDIIAFVLLVVILSMRPEGLFAKRGR, from the coding sequence ATGGACGTTTTCTTCCAGCAACTGCTCAACGGCCTGACCCTGGGCGGCATCTACGGCCTGGTGGCGCTGGGCCTGACCCTGGTGTACGGCATCCTGCACGTGCCCAACTTCGCCCACGGGGGCTTCTACATGATCGGCGCCTTTGTCGCCTTCCAGGCCATGGTGGCCTGGAGCTGGGGCTACTGGGCGGCCATGCTGCTGGCGGCGGTGGCGGTGGCGGTGCTGGGCCTGCTCAGCGAGCGGCTGGTCTTCAACCCGCTGCGCAACGCCTCGCCGCTGCACCCCAAGATCGCCTCCATCGGCCTGCTGCTGTTCCTGGAGGCCGGCGCCCAGGCGCTGTGGGGCGCGGACTTCCAGCGCATGCCCACGCCCTACACCAGCCTGGTGGAGCTCGGCTCGGTCACCGTGCCGGCGCAGCGCCTGCTGATCATCGCTGCCGCCTTTGCGCTGATGGTGGCGCTGCACCTGTTCCTGACGCGCACCATCACCGGCTCGACCATCGTCGCCATGGCGCAAAACCGCGAGGGTGCCTCGCTGGTGGGCATCGACGCCAACCGGGTGGCGATGATGACGTTTGCCATCTCCGGCGCGCTGGCCGCCGTGGCCGCCGCGCTGTATGCGCCCATCAACCTGGTCTATCCGGCCATGGGGCACCTGGTCATCACCAAGGCCTTCGTGATCATCATCCTGGGCGGCATGGGCAGCATCCCCGGCGCGGTGCTGGGCGGGCTGATCATCGGCTTTGCCGAGAGCTTCGGCGCCTACTACATCTCCACCGACTACAAGGACATCATTGCCTTCGTGCTGCTGGTGGTCATCCTGTCCATGCGCCCCGAGGGCCTGTTTGCCAAGAGGGGGCGCTGA
- a CDS encoding acetyl-CoA carboxylase biotin carboxyl carrier protein subunit — protein MVRLRQDGAELSVRAAPGEVADQWHVQTGSGAELWLEDTSIRPAQGRGAAQAATELRAPFNGRVIRVAAEAGQVLAADDTAVVIDSMKLEHSLSTGARVRVEEVLAEPGQQVARGQLLLRLAPASDG, from the coding sequence GTGGTGCGCCTGCGCCAGGACGGTGCCGAGCTGAGCGTGCGCGCCGCACCCGGCGAGGTGGCCGACCAGTGGCATGTGCAGACCGGCAGCGGCGCCGAGCTGTGGCTGGAGGACACCAGCATCCGCCCGGCGCAGGGCCGTGGCGCCGCTCAGGCCGCCACTGAGCTGCGCGCGCCCTTCAATGGCCGCGTCATCCGCGTGGCCGCCGAGGCTGGCCAGGTGCTGGCCGCCGACGACACGGCCGTGGTCATCGACTCCATGAAGCTGGAGCACAGCTTGAGCACCGGCGCGCGGGTGCGTGTCGAGGAAGTGCTGGCCGAGCCAGGCCAGCAGGTGGCGCGCGGCCAGTTGCTGCTGCGCCTGGCGCCGGCCAGCGACGGCTGA
- a CDS encoding ABC transporter ATP-binding protein, which produces MLKIDRLTKKFGGLAAVNDVSTVIEEGKINAIIGPNGAGKTTFFNLISSTHRPTSGTITFNGQDVTSLRPDQVARLGIARTFQTTALFDRSSVLDNLIVGHRLRTHSGLWDVLRGSSRLREEERVCREKAREALDFVGLSHVAQRMAGDISQEERKRVAFALALATQPKLLLLDEPAGGVNPEETDGLAELIRKMVRHGLTVALIEHKMGMIMSLADKILVLSYGEKIAEGTPAQIQRNPAVIDAYLGSDHAEI; this is translated from the coding sequence ATGCTGAAAATTGACCGCCTGACCAAGAAATTCGGCGGCCTGGCCGCCGTCAACGACGTCTCCACCGTCATCGAAGAGGGCAAGATCAACGCCATCATCGGCCCCAACGGCGCCGGCAAGACGACGTTCTTCAACCTCATCAGCTCCACGCACCGGCCCACCAGCGGCACCATCACCTTCAACGGGCAGGACGTGACCTCGCTGCGCCCCGACCAGGTGGCGCGCCTGGGCATCGCCCGCACCTTCCAGACCACGGCGCTGTTCGATCGCTCCAGCGTGCTGGACAACCTGATCGTCGGCCACCGGCTGCGCACGCACTCGGGCCTGTGGGACGTGCTGCGCGGCTCCAGCCGGCTGCGCGAGGAAGAGCGGGTGTGCCGCGAGAAGGCGCGCGAGGCGCTGGACTTCGTGGGCCTGTCGCACGTCGCCCAGCGCATGGCCGGCGACATCAGCCAGGAAGAGCGCAAGCGCGTGGCCTTCGCCCTGGCGCTGGCCACCCAGCCCAAGCTGCTGCTGCTCGACGAGCCCGCCGGCGGCGTCAACCCCGAGGAGACCGACGGCCTGGCCGAGCTGATCCGCAAGATGGTGCGCCACGGCCTGACGGTGGCGCTGATCGAACACAAGATGGGCATGATCATGAGCCTGGCCGACAAGATCCTGGTGCTCAGCTACGGCGAGAAGATCGCCGAGGGCACGCCGGCACAGATCCAGCGCAACCCGGCGGTGATCGACGCCTACCTGGGGAGCGACCATGCTGAAATTTGA
- a CDS encoding ABC transporter substrate-binding protein, protein MHALSRLSRRQLNALALASATLMAGPALAQEVVKIGYSGPLSGGAAQYGKNVLDGMQMAVAEINAASPEVAGKKVKFEIVALDDKYNPSETAINAQRLVQQHKTAAILVPHSGGIFALQTTNERSNFIVLAYSSVPQITAKGNKLTLRIPPEYTGYIEPFSKYEIERFGKKVAMVGADHDYAKAWAAAFKPGWEKLGGSVVAENPMSYNRATDFYSGVSKALADKPDVMFIGGASEPTALVVKQARELGFKGGFIIMDQAKLDEMARVLGGYAMLEGAMGVMPVIEDARPEMKAFVERFGKIYPGRTPGSEAQWNYTTIHATIKAMQLAGTTSDAAAIQAKLDAAFKSLTPAANPGEIKGVDERGGTITQVRGAAVKDGKILAIETAQ, encoded by the coding sequence ATGCACGCCCTTTCCCGCCTCAGCCGCCGCCAGTTGAATGCCCTGGCCCTGGCCAGCGCCACCCTGATGGCCGGGCCGGCCCTGGCCCAGGAAGTGGTCAAGATCGGCTACTCCGGCCCGCTGTCGGGCGGCGCTGCGCAATACGGCAAGAACGTCCTGGACGGCATGCAGATGGCCGTGGCCGAGATCAACGCCGCCAGCCCCGAGGTGGCCGGCAAGAAGGTCAAGTTCGAGATCGTCGCCCTGGACGACAAATACAACCCGTCCGAGACCGCCATCAACGCCCAGCGCCTGGTGCAGCAGCACAAGACGGCAGCCATCTTGGTGCCGCACTCGGGCGGCATCTTTGCGCTGCAGACCACCAACGAGCGCAGCAACTTCATCGTGCTGGCCTACAGCTCGGTGCCGCAGATCACCGCCAAGGGCAACAAGCTGACGCTGCGCATCCCGCCCGAGTACACCGGCTACATCGAGCCGTTCTCCAAATACGAGATCGAGCGCTTCGGCAAGAAGGTGGCCATGGTGGGCGCCGACCACGACTACGCCAAGGCCTGGGCCGCAGCCTTCAAGCCCGGCTGGGAAAAGCTCGGCGGCAGCGTGGTTGCGGAAAATCCCATGAGCTACAACCGCGCCACGGACTTCTACAGCGGCGTGAGCAAGGCGCTGGCCGACAAGCCCGACGTGATGTTCATCGGCGGCGCCTCCGAGCCCACGGCCCTGGTGGTCAAGCAGGCGCGCGAGCTGGGTTTCAAGGGCGGCTTCATCATCATGGATCAGGCCAAGCTCGATGAGATGGCGCGCGTGCTGGGCGGCTACGCCATGCTGGAAGGCGCCATGGGCGTGATGCCGGTGATCGAGGACGCGCGCCCGGAGATGAAGGCCTTCGTCGAGCGCTTCGGCAAGATCTATCCAGGCCGCACGCCGGGTTCGGAAGCGCAGTGGAACTACACCACCATCCACGCCACCATCAAGGCCATGCAGCTGGCCGGCACGACCAGCGACGCTGCAGCCATCCAGGCCAAGCTGGACGCGGCCTTCAAGTCCCTGACGCCGGCAGCCAACCCAGGCGAGATCAAGGGCGTGGACGAGCGCGGCGGCACCATCACCCAGGTGCGCGGCGCAGCCGTCAAGGACGGCAAGATCCTGGCCATCGAAACGGCCCAGTGA
- a CDS encoding glycerate kinase, giving the protein MSTRLRNLAIPVVIIALLLAGWQSMRWQGVLAVGGGLLLWALLHFTRLMNVMHKAARNPIGHVGSAVMLNARLRPGVNLMHVVALTRALGRQLSAEGQEPEIYAWTDAGGAQVCCEFVQGRLVRWQLERPSAAAGT; this is encoded by the coding sequence ATGAGCACCCGATTGCGCAACCTCGCCATCCCTGTCGTCATCATCGCCCTGCTGCTGGCCGGCTGGCAGTCCATGCGCTGGCAGGGTGTGCTGGCAGTCGGCGGCGGCCTGCTGCTGTGGGCGTTGCTGCACTTCACGCGCCTGATGAACGTGATGCACAAGGCCGCCCGCAACCCCATCGGCCACGTCGGCAGCGCCGTCATGCTCAATGCCCGGCTGCGGCCCGGCGTCAATCTGATGCACGTCGTGGCGCTGACGCGCGCGCTGGGCCGGCAGCTGTCCGCCGAAGGGCAGGAGCCGGAAATCTACGCCTGGACGGATGCGGGCGGCGCGCAGGTGTGCTGCGAGTTCGTGCAGGGCCGGCTGGTGCGCTGGCAGCTTGAGCGGCCCAGTGCTGCAGCCGGAACGTAA
- a CDS encoding branched-chain amino acid ABC transporter permease has translation MNAFLDSRLAWGLLLAAAIAFPWVAGNDYHLTVMSTAYIFAIATLGLNLITGYTGQLNLAHAGFMATGAYTVGILTVDHGWTFWAALPMSGLVCVVLGYGIGLVSLRLKGHYFSIFTLCVGYIMFLVIEKWDSLTHGTVGIMGIPEPEAIGSLTFDTPLRLYYFVLCFLVVLVWAMRRIVKSLLGRTFIAIRNSDELAEALGINLMRNKVLAFMLSVFYAGIAGGLYAGFVRFIGPDMAGVHHTFDMMIFAMVGGLGTVLGPLLGSIGMPWITQSLQFLQEYRFIVFGPILVALVIFLPYGVVGSFLQWRARQDALKGGSHAEN, from the coding sequence ATGAACGCATTCCTGGACAGCCGCCTGGCCTGGGGGCTACTGCTGGCGGCGGCCATCGCCTTCCCCTGGGTGGCCGGCAACGACTACCACCTGACGGTGATGAGCACGGCCTACATCTTCGCCATCGCCACGCTGGGGCTGAACCTGATCACCGGCTACACCGGCCAGCTCAACCTGGCGCACGCCGGCTTCATGGCCACCGGTGCCTACACCGTGGGCATCCTGACCGTCGATCACGGCTGGACGTTCTGGGCAGCGCTGCCCATGTCCGGCCTGGTGTGCGTGGTGCTGGGCTACGGCATCGGCCTGGTGTCGCTGCGCCTGAAGGGCCACTACTTCTCGATCTTCACACTGTGCGTGGGCTACATCATGTTCCTGGTGATCGAGAAGTGGGACAGCCTGACCCACGGCACGGTAGGCATCATGGGCATCCCCGAGCCCGAGGCCATCGGCAGCCTCACCTTCGACACGCCGCTGCGCCTGTACTACTTCGTGCTGTGCTTTCTGGTGGTGCTGGTGTGGGCCATGCGGCGCATCGTCAAGTCGCTGCTGGGGCGCACCTTCATCGCCATCCGCAACAGCGACGAGCTGGCCGAAGCGCTGGGCATCAACCTGATGCGCAACAAGGTGCTGGCCTTCATGCTCAGCGTGTTCTACGCCGGCATCGCCGGCGGCCTGTACGCCGGCTTCGTGCGCTTCATCGGCCCGGACATGGCCGGCGTACACCACACCTTCGACATGATGATCTTCGCCATGGTCGGCGGCTTGGGCACGGTGCTGGGGCCGCTGCTGGGCTCCATCGGGATGCCGTGGATCACGCAGTCGCTGCAGTTCCTGCAGGAGTACCGCTTCATCGTCTTCGGCCCCATCCTGGTGGCGCTGGTGATCTTCCTGCCCTATGGCGTGGTCGGCAGCTTCCTGCAGTGGCGCGCGCGCCAGGACGCCCTCAAGGGAGGCTCCCATGCTGAAAATTGA
- a CDS encoding ABC transporter ATP-binding protein: MLKFDKVSLRYGSFLALDEVSLHAQQGELVVLLGANGAGKSSLFLTASGIHRAAGGSIAWQGQELIGKKPSAIVQAGMVQCPEGRKLFPQMSVRKNLELGAYAHRRDPGPSQQILEEVLELFPILRQKQHDPAGSLSGGQQQMVAIGRAMMGRPRALLLDEPSLGLAPLVIKQMFEVIQRINQGGTTVLLAEQNAYAALKIAHRAYVLESGRIVREGTPAELLADDSIRRAYIGA; the protein is encoded by the coding sequence ATGCTGAAATTTGACAAGGTGTCGCTGCGCTACGGCAGCTTTCTGGCGCTCGACGAGGTCAGCCTGCACGCCCAGCAGGGCGAGCTGGTGGTGCTGCTGGGCGCCAACGGCGCGGGCAAGAGCTCGCTGTTTCTCACGGCCAGCGGCATCCACCGCGCCGCCGGCGGCTCCATCGCCTGGCAGGGCCAGGAGCTGATCGGCAAGAAGCCCTCGGCCATCGTGCAGGCCGGCATGGTGCAGTGCCCCGAGGGGCGCAAGCTATTCCCGCAGATGAGCGTGCGCAAGAACCTGGAGCTGGGCGCCTATGCCCACCGGCGCGACCCTGGCCCCAGCCAGCAGATCCTGGAGGAGGTGCTGGAGCTGTTTCCCATCCTGCGCCAGAAGCAGCACGACCCCGCCGGCTCGCTGTCGGGCGGGCAGCAGCAGATGGTGGCCATAGGCCGCGCCATGATGGGCCGGCCCCGGGCGCTGCTGCTCGACGAGCCCTCGCTGGGCCTGGCGCCGCTGGTCATCAAGCAGATGTTCGAGGTCATCCAGCGCATCAACCAGGGCGGCACCACCGTGCTGCTGGCCGAGCAAAACGCCTATGCCGCGCTGAAGATCGCCCACCGCGCCTATGTGCTGGAGAGTGGCCGCATCGTGCGCGAGGGAACACCCGCCGAGCTGCTGGCCGACGACTCCATCCGCCGCGCCTACATCGGCGCCTGA
- a CDS encoding acetyl/propionyl/methylcrotonyl-CoA carboxylase subunit alpha — MKKILIANRGEIARRIIHTAHAMGIETVAVYSDPDREALHVREATTSFALGGTTSAESYLRIERLLAAARATGADAVHPGYGFLSENAEFAQAVQQAGLAWIGPPPDAIRALGDKAGAKALARQAGVPCLSGYDGEDQSEELLVRQAQQIGYPVMVKAVAGGGGRGMRLVSQPGQLIEAVRSAKSEALAAFGSDRVLLERALTAPRHVEVQVFADQHGHCIHLGERDCSVQRRNQKIIEEAPSPAVDAAMRARMGQCAVQLAQAAGYQGAGTVEFLVEGGEFFLMEMNTRLQVEHPVTEALTGLDLVEWQIRVARGEPLPLAQGEVRLHGHAIEVRLCAEDENFVPCAGSVALFAAPAASQFCTRPLGAGPVLRFDHALQAGMAVTPYYDSMLGKLIVHAADRASAIDALARALREVYVLGLPTNRAFLAACLEHPVFRAGAALVPFLQTAADPIREGLAEAEGAALVPAVLATQLQGLDARALLACPLERPLRVRHRGAERLLGLALGAGQQLCVRDGDGLQDWAWSGGPPARAWCACARTVPS, encoded by the coding sequence ATGAAAAAAATTCTGATTGCCAATCGCGGCGAGATCGCCCGCCGGATCATCCACACTGCCCACGCCATGGGCATAGAGACCGTCGCGGTCTATTCCGACCCGGATCGGGAGGCGCTGCACGTGCGCGAGGCGACGACCTCGTTTGCCCTGGGCGGCACCACCTCCGCCGAGAGCTATCTGCGCATCGAGCGGCTGCTGGCGGCGGCGCGCGCCACCGGGGCCGACGCGGTGCATCCGGGCTATGGTTTTCTGAGCGAGAACGCCGAATTCGCCCAGGCCGTGCAGCAGGCCGGCCTGGCCTGGATCGGCCCGCCGCCGGATGCCATCCGGGCCCTGGGCGACAAGGCCGGCGCCAAGGCGCTGGCGCGGCAGGCGGGCGTGCCCTGCCTGAGCGGCTACGACGGCGAGGATCAGTCCGAAGAACTGCTGGTGCGCCAGGCGCAGCAGATCGGCTACCCGGTCATGGTCAAGGCCGTGGCTGGCGGCGGCGGGCGCGGTATGCGCCTGGTCAGCCAGCCGGGGCAGTTGATCGAGGCCGTGCGCAGCGCCAAGTCCGAAGCGCTGGCGGCCTTCGGCTCGGATCGTGTGCTGCTGGAGCGCGCCCTGACGGCGCCGCGCCACGTCGAGGTGCAGGTCTTTGCCGACCAGCACGGCCACTGCATCCACCTGGGCGAGCGCGACTGCTCGGTGCAGCGGCGCAACCAGAAGATCATCGAGGAGGCGCCCAGCCCGGCGGTTGACGCGGCCATGCGCGCGCGCATGGGCCAGTGCGCCGTGCAACTGGCCCAGGCGGCGGGCTACCAGGGCGCCGGCACGGTGGAGTTTCTGGTCGAGGGCGGCGAGTTCTTCCTGATGGAGATGAACACCCGGCTGCAGGTCGAGCACCCGGTGACCGAGGCGCTCACTGGCCTGGATCTGGTCGAGTGGCAGATCCGCGTGGCGCGCGGCGAGCCGCTGCCGCTCGCGCAGGGTGAGGTGCGCCTGCACGGCCACGCCATCGAGGTGCGCCTGTGCGCCGAGGACGAGAACTTCGTGCCCTGCGCCGGCAGCGTGGCGCTGTTTGCCGCGCCGGCGGCCAGCCAGTTTTGCACCAGGCCGCTGGGTGCCGGGCCGGTGCTGCGCTTCGACCATGCGCTGCAGGCCGGCATGGCGGTGACGCCGTACTACGACTCCATGCTGGGCAAGCTGATCGTGCACGCAGCCGACCGCGCCAGCGCCATCGACGCCCTGGCACGGGCGCTGCGCGAGGTCTATGTGCTGGGCCTGCCGACCAACCGGGCCTTTCTGGCAGCCTGCCTGGAGCACCCCGTTTTCCGCGCCGGCGCTGCGCTGGTGCCCTTCCTGCAGACCGCTGCCGACCCCATCCGCGAGGGGCTGGCCGAGGCCGAGGGCGCGGCCCTGGTGCCGGCAGTGCTGGCTACGCAGCTGCAGGGACTGGATGCGCGCGCCCTGCTGGCGTGCCCGCTGGAGCGCCCGCTGCGCGTGCGCCACCGGGGCGCCGAGCGGCTGCTGGGCCTGGCCTTGGGTGCCGGGCAGCAGCTGTGCGTGCGCGATGGCGACGGCCTGCAGGACTGGGCCTGGAGCGGCGGGCCGCCAGCCAGGGCGTGGTGCGCCTGCGCCAGGACGGTGCCGAGCTGA
- a CDS encoding IclR family transcriptional regulator: MAEADDRRFVTALARGLEVLSCFRSGEKLLGNQEIAARCGLPKSTVSRLTFTLTALGYLHHLPEEGKYRLGTATLALGSAMLSGLDVRRLARPLMAKLSALLQCEVALATRDRHNMVYIEHSPCPQPIVSNLGIGVRLPLATTAIGRAWLAASPAHERQQALDYLRRHAPEQWQAVQPELAHWPTTVGGVRPWICHSFGAWQSDVNAIALAFAPGRGLPLMAISCGGPSRLVSAELLLRRGRPELERLVRRLQQLIQRA; this comes from the coding sequence GTGGCCGAAGCTGACGACCGCCGCTTCGTCACCGCCCTGGCGCGCGGGCTGGAAGTGCTGTCGTGCTTTCGCTCTGGCGAAAAGCTGCTGGGCAATCAGGAGATCGCGGCGCGCTGCGGCCTGCCCAAGTCCACCGTATCCCGGCTGACCTTCACCCTCACCGCGCTGGGCTATCTGCACCACCTGCCCGAGGAGGGCAAATACCGCCTGGGCACGGCCACCCTGGCGCTGGGCAGCGCCATGCTGTCGGGTCTGGATGTGCGCCGGCTGGCCCGGCCCCTGATGGCGAAGTTGTCGGCACTGCTGCAGTGCGAGGTGGCGCTGGCCACGCGCGACCGGCACAACATGGTCTATATCGAGCACAGCCCGTGCCCGCAGCCCATCGTCTCCAACCTGGGCATTGGCGTGCGCCTGCCGCTGGCCACCACGGCCATTGGCCGCGCCTGGCTGGCCGCCAGCCCGGCGCATGAGCGCCAGCAGGCGCTGGACTATCTGCGTCGCCACGCCCCCGAGCAGTGGCAGGCCGTGCAGCCGGAGCTGGCGCACTGGCCGACGACGGTCGGCGGGGTGCGCCCCTGGATATGCCACTCCTTTGGCGCGTGGCAAAGCGATGTCAATGCCATCGCCCTGGCATTTGCGCCTGGGCGCGGCCTGCCGCTCATGGCCATCAGCTGCGGCGGCCCGAGCCGGCTGGTGTCTGCAGAACTGCTGCTGCGCCGGGGTCGGCCCGAGCTGGAGCGGCTGGTGCGCCGGCTGCAGCAGCTCATCCAGCGCGCCTGA
- the radA gene encoding DNA repair protein RadA, with protein sequence MAKEKTLYTCTECAATSPRWLGKCPGCGAWNTLIETVADSPGGGRNRLSTPQYAGLAQAQAVMPLSSIEATEVARTASGIEELDRVLGGGVVEGGVVLIGGDPGIGKSTLLLQAMDALQRAGLPTLYVTGEESGAQVALRSRRLGLEASAVNVLAEIQLEKILATVQATQPAVCVIDSIQTMYSDQLTSAPGSVAQVRECAAHLTRLAKATGIAVILVGHVTKEGAIAGPRVLEHMVDTVLYFEGDTHSSFRLVRAIKNRFGAVNEIGVFAMTERGLRGVSNPSAIFLSQHSEPVPGSCVLVTLEGTRPMLVEIQALVDSGGPSPRRLSVGLERDRLAMLLAVLHRHAGIASADQDVFVNAVGGVRISEPAADLAVLLAITSSLRARALPKGFIAFGEVGLAGEVRPAPRGQERLKEAAKLGFTVAVVPKANAPKKPIAGLAIHAVERVEEAMQVVRGLE encoded by the coding sequence ATGGCCAAGGAAAAAACCCTCTACACCTGCACCGAGTGCGCCGCCACCAGTCCGCGCTGGCTGGGCAAGTGCCCTGGCTGCGGCGCCTGGAACACCCTGATCGAGACCGTCGCCGACAGCCCGGGCGGCGGCAGGAACCGCCTGAGCACGCCGCAATACGCCGGTCTGGCGCAGGCGCAGGCCGTGATGCCGCTCTCCAGCATCGAGGCCACCGAAGTGGCGCGCACGGCCAGCGGCATCGAGGAGCTCGACCGCGTGCTGGGCGGCGGTGTGGTCGAGGGCGGCGTGGTGCTGATCGGCGGCGATCCGGGCATTGGCAAGTCCACCTTGCTGCTGCAGGCCATGGACGCGCTGCAGCGCGCTGGCCTGCCGACGCTGTACGTCACCGGCGAGGAAAGTGGCGCGCAGGTGGCGCTGCGCTCGCGCCGGCTGGGGCTGGAGGCCAGCGCCGTCAACGTGCTGGCCGAGATCCAGCTGGAAAAGATCCTGGCCACGGTGCAGGCCACGCAGCCGGCGGTGTGCGTGATCGACTCCATCCAGACCATGTACTCGGATCAGCTGACCAGCGCCCCCGGCAGCGTGGCCCAGGTGCGCGAGTGCGCGGCGCACCTGACGCGCCTGGCCAAGGCCACCGGCATTGCCGTGATCCTGGTCGGCCATGTGACCAAGGAAGGCGCCATTGCCGGCCCGCGCGTACTGGAGCACATGGTCGATACGGTGCTGTACTTCGAGGGCGACACGCATAGCAGCTTTCGCCTGGTGCGCGCCATCAAGAACCGTTTTGGCGCCGTCAACGAGATCGGCGTCTTCGCCATGACCGAGCGTGGCCTGCGCGGCGTGTCCAACCCCAGCGCCATCTTCCTGTCCCAGCACAGCGAGCCGGTGCCCGGCTCGTGCGTGCTGGTCACGCTGGAGGGCACGCGGCCCATGCTGGTGGAGATCCAGGCGCTGGTGGACAGCGGCGGCCCCAGTCCCCGGCGCCTGTCGGTGGGCCTGGAGCGCGACCGCCTGGCCATGCTGCTGGCGGTGCTGCACCGCCATGCCGGCATCGCCTCGGCAGATCAGGATGTGTTCGTCAACGCCGTCGGCGGCGTGCGCATCAGCGAGCCGGCAGCCGATTTGGCGGTGCTGCTGGCCATCACCAGCAGCCTGCGCGCGCGCGCCCTGCCCAAGGGCTTCATCGCCTTTGGCGAGGTCGGCCTGGCCGGCGAAGTGCGGCCCGCGCCGCGCGGCCAGGAGCGCCTGAAGGAAGCCGCCAAGCTGGGCTTCACCGTCGCCGTCGTGCCCAAGGCCAATGCCCCGAAAAAACCCATCGCCGGCCTGGCCATCCATGCCGTGGAGCGCGTCGAGGAGGCCATGCAGGTGGTGCGCGGGCTGGAATGA
- a CDS encoding enoyl-CoA hydratase-related protein gives MEQDQELLQQREGNVLHLHINRPERRNAMSAAVVEGLAQAIQGARADRQLRAIVIRGAGEAAFCAGADLQTGKSFQFDFSQPQLAFADLLRAARACHVPLVAYVNGACMAGGMGILAMCDLAIAVPHARFGLPEVRVGVFPAQVLAVLQPLLPPRVLNDLCLTGRHIDAERALALNLINEIDHDGQALQRLLAELQAVSGTAQRRGLYTLKHAQGLGFEPAMAFTESQIGLFAQTEDAREGQAAFREKRPPAWTGR, from the coding sequence GTGGAGCAAGATCAGGAACTGCTGCAGCAGCGCGAAGGCAACGTGCTGCACCTGCACATCAACCGGCCCGAGCGGCGCAACGCCATGAGCGCCGCCGTTGTCGAGGGCCTGGCCCAGGCTATCCAGGGCGCACGCGCGGATCGCCAGCTGCGTGCCATCGTCATCCGGGGCGCGGGCGAAGCGGCGTTCTGCGCCGGCGCCGACTTGCAGACCGGCAAGTCCTTCCAGTTCGACTTTTCCCAGCCGCAGCTGGCCTTTGCCGATCTGCTGCGCGCCGCGCGGGCCTGCCATGTGCCGCTGGTGGCCTATGTCAACGGTGCCTGCATGGCCGGCGGCATGGGCATCCTGGCCATGTGCGACCTGGCCATTGCCGTGCCGCACGCGCGCTTTGGCCTGCCCGAGGTGCGCGTGGGCGTGTTCCCGGCGCAGGTGCTGGCGGTGCTGCAGCCACTGCTGCCGCCGCGTGTGCTGAACGATCTGTGCCTGACCGGGCGCCACATCGATGCCGAGCGCGCGCTGGCGCTCAACCTCATCAACGAGATCGACCACGACGGCCAGGCGTTGCAGCGGCTGCTGGCCGAGCTGCAGGCCGTTTCGGGCACGGCGCAGCGGCGCGGCCTGTACACGCTCAAGCACGCCCAGGGCCTGGGCTTCGAGCCGGCCATGGCCTTCACCGAGAGCCAGATCGGCCTGTTCGCCCAGACCGAGGACGCGCGCGAGGGCCAGGCGGCTTTCCGCGAAAAACGCCCGCCGGCCTGGACGGGGCGCTGA